Proteins encoded within one genomic window of Carassius carassius chromosome 22, fCarCar2.1, whole genome shotgun sequence:
- the LOC132099256 gene encoding uncharacterized protein LOC132099256, translating to MVALGLKNEKMAKLIPTAVPSVNPNLSACPVPRSRDTTVCRKRAIATHTRASLVNHIQDIHDHDTPAFSSCAHGPLDGDQRNKEWLDPGSLAAVKLENIITRTALLKDVRQLSPQHQTFSLEAYHSLILHFAPKHTGFSYLGMYSRLLLAALHYNYNANRETARRSDGTEKYCVRYPRFRKGAHVVRPIKEAASYGYATSLMKALRESYTKSPAALRETSPMI from the exons ATGGTCGCACTTGGTTTAAAGAATGAGAAAATGGCAAAGTTAATTCCTACCGCCGTGCCGTCTGTGAATCCAAACCTCTCTGCTTGCCCTGTCCCGAGGTCAAGAGACACCACCGTCTGCCGCAAGCGAGCTATTGCCACG CACACACGTGCAAGTTTAGTCAACCACATCCAGGACATCCATGACCATGACACCCCTGCCTTCTCCAGTTGTGCCCATGGCCCTCTAGACGGGGATCAGCGCAACAAAGAGTGGCTGGACCCAG GCTCATTGGCAGCAGTAAAGTTGGAGAACATAATCACGAGGACTGCCTTACTAAAAGATGTTCGACAGCTGTCTCCACAGCATCAGACCTTCTCCCTTGAGGCTTACCACTCCCTCATCTTACACTTCGCGCCCAAGCACACAGGGTTTTCATACCTTGGGATGTATAGCAG GCTTCTCTTAGCGGCGCTGCATTACAATTACAATGCCAACCGCGAGACAGCACGGAGAAGTGATGGGACGGAGAAGTACTGCGTGCGGTATCCGCGCTTCAGAAAAGGTGCCCATGTGGTGCGTCCCATCAAAGAGGCAGCCTCATATG GTTATGCAACATCATTGATGAAGGCCCTTCGGGAAAGCTACACCAAATCACCTGCAGCTCTTCGAGAG acaAGTCCAATGATTTAG